A genomic region of Oncorhynchus mykiss isolate Arlee chromosome 4, USDA_OmykA_1.1, whole genome shotgun sequence contains the following coding sequences:
- the LOC110521039 gene encoding transport and Golgi organization protein 1 homolog isoform X6 has product MAVNVSYVYIFILCIHNFISKAAVEGRFSDFKSCADEECSMLLCRGKAFSDFTGPDCRFLPFKKGETIYVYYKLSSQRTNIWAGSVGNRFGYFNKDQLVMNHIYTEKELEIPAEETDFVCFDTGHDKFDSYDIDSLLGSSLLLTDEEESVQVTTETFYLNKSAESTTVEVDEPPPEVTLLENYEIDRDVPEDIDKVVEVLDNDDLRHFEALESSLPHPETLDTKGVEYNTVLETTAERIKDYLQKDQQRTEDSVPYSVVEPEEGEIKETPSEPLSKDDPELENAPDGFSEGRPIPELKSTLGITFDAVTSNDEESDKTEYQQDEESDYHLRETPLLAFSEESSNLEHENILESDHTDEEDSLSEVPHTQKQDSKDNNLWSAFGDTVFNVVSGGERIAHVASSEEDEEDDESETTPEQPPKIEEPKESFGCSTSSELIFEQPADSNFSEDAVKVPDEDSQMLQFEDESEEADIEPSTPPADEAGHTEALAENLTVDDSPVPKQLSQTDMLSDFDSKINELEQKQAVEELPIQKEESIDFSQVENTFKQGGTELFRLLREPYQKIPDPSKNTMVKESHLELPIEEDDSIHLVGEEIEEELLEDENAVLSSSKTEHTDENDTESLSEFGSEQPNNYTQTDVVSSDVLDVVQHDEAIDIEPEVHETENDAESHTPSLKDTVLDPLPNKETEYSDNVLRLTLLRDHFKEEDMERLQKILGLQNLFRVEFLFSDLELKAAWLSQTNTSKDIEKVLEAILEASETPILDEIERMLDAQENADLQQEAGEFVEEASILDDFQELVFTLSQKYSTARNSAPMAVGSQLHPDTDVDMSDDAEEEKTFPQSVEDIDKDNLTVTETGEETKAPEKPAYDGHKIPDMGIEEDSGYLNRNKDNQASSKTPEEIQRGPQTILENTLDMGLSVDMDHPPSGSLESPPVTDFHEDEQSGSSFVSVLILSGHLITLFYEYLGIYGVMMVTSLPEHWKSGPDFYSVFCEPVLVTAGAGVIGFLFWRSILSVKSKSYLTTEKELVDRMKMLEQEKKEILQKVAELQQRGEELKENQKLSEKSATLSLEKIQDLENIVQEMERQNELLDEENHLLAISFDKERANTAKHEDMMSEMDKTIEKLKHSKKTQDALSKSTILMDEVKLREDARNVQHQVLEKDIATLKEENLSLHHAAKLWEEKHRETRERIKVYYKSQKDLEDSLVQKDHNVEVLSDLLGDLEACDDLKGGVVANGEAFNDKQTIIQNRVKQMMVVSRNFPQVQTTLSVVEEERDRFMTKLLNEEKSRKELEEQFQKLEHDILLVKSDKNHLENQYKTLQQKNDIMTEMYQQKENALQQKLTKEEFERPNKEDRLTKVDSKALEEEVKVCRQRVKEIQDKLKRTEKSYKAQIIKQEQKSHENWAIARAAERAMFNEKKENIHLHNLLTSMSSKLNELSRPLFKPTLGMAPMPLRQGPRPRGRYPPDHKHPVASRPDTMAPSTSSPSDLGSSNTRPQGPGSLLVSPVRPPPDSRPGPLRPVISHPSGLCYRPIPGRHHIPPPPPFMPPVYRPDNGHSGMMPPGPPPPNGHPLIPPGHRRPTPGAYSPPSPHNRYLPPPSHYEPVPPPFGVSGSTPMARPMGPPHTYVHYGPLDHSILPPGVAPYPHVGPRDFPVQPQVPHGHDSSVGPQPGAGPQGQGQDYRSQQATAAPQDSDRK; this is encoded by the exons ATGGCTGTAAATGTTTCTTacgtatacatttttattttatgtattCATAATTTCATATCCAAAGCCGCAGTCGAAGGGAGATTCTCCGACTTCAAAAGCTGTGCAGACGAGGAATGCAGTA TGCTCTTGTGCCGGGGGAAAGCTTTTAGCGATTTCACCGGACCAGACTGTCGGTTTCTGCCATTTAAAAAAGGAGAGACTATATATGTCTACTATAAACTCTCAAGCCAAAGGACAAATATATGGGCAGGGAGT GTTGGTAACCGCTTTGGTTACTTCAATAAGGACCAACTCGTAATGAATCACATATACACTGAAAAAGAATTGGAGATTCCTGCTGAG GAAACCGACTTTGTTTGCTTTGACACTGGACACGATAAGTTTGACAGTTATGACATTGATTCACTGTTAGGTTCCTCTTTATTGTTAACAGACGAGGAGGAATCTGTGCAAGTAACCACAGAGACTTTTTACCTTAACAAAAGTGCTGAGAGCACCACGGTGGAAGTGGATGAGCCTCCACCTGAAGTGACATTGTTAGAAAATTATGAGATTGATAGGGATGTTCCTGAGGACATTGATAAGGTTGTAGAGGTTCTAGATAATGATGATCTGAGACATTTTGAGGCTTTAGAGTCCTCTCTGCCTCACCCTGAAACTCTTGACACAAAGGGAGTGGAATATAACACTGTACTTGAGACCACAGCTGAGAGGATCAAAGATTACCTTCAGAAAGATCAGCAGAGGACAGAGGACTCTGTGCCGTACAGTGTTGTTGAACCAGAGGAAGGTGAGATCAAAGAAACCCCCTCAGAACCTCTATCCAAAGATGATCCTGAGTTAGAAAATGCACCTGATGGTTTTTCAGAAGGCAGACCTATTCCGGAGTTAAAAAGCACACTTGGAATAACTTTTGATGCTGTCACTTCCAATGATGAGGAAAGTGACAAGACTGAATATCAGCAGGATGAGGAAAGTGATTATCATCTCAGGGAAACTCCATTGCTGGCTTTTTCTGAAGAAAGTTCTAATTTGGAACACGAGAACATTCTGGAATCTGATCATACAGATGAGGAAGACAGTCTATCAGAGGTACCTCATACACAGAAACAGGACTCCAAGGACAATAACCTGTGGTCTGCATTTGGTGATACAGTTTTTAACGTTGTCAGTGGTGGGGAAAGAATAGCTCATGTTGCCAGttcagaggaagatgaggaggatgaCGAAAGTGAGACTACACCAGAGCAGCCTCCCAAAATTGAAGAACCCAAGGAGTCATTTGGCTGTTCTACTTCCTCTGAGCTAATCTTTGAGCAACCTGCGGACTCTAATTTCAGTGAGGATGCTGTCAAAGTACCTGATGAGGATTCTCAGATGTTGCAGTTTGAGGATGAATCTGAAGAAGCTGACATTGAACCTTCAACACCTCCTGCTGATGAGGCAGGACACACTGAGGCTTTAGCAGAGAATCTTACAGTAGATGACAGCCCAGTCCCTAAACAGCTCTCACAGACAGACATGCTCTCAGACTTTGATAGTAAAATTAACGAATTAGAGCAGAAACAAGCTGTTGAAGAACTCCCCATACAAAAAGAGGAGTCAATAGATTTCTCACAAGTAGAGAATACATTTAAACAGGGTGGTACAGAGCTTTTCAGACTATTGCGAGAACCATACCAGAAGATCCCAGATCCAAGTAAAAACACAATGGTGAAAGAGAGCCATCTTGAACTCCCCATAGAGGAGGATGATTCAATACACCTAGTGGGGGAAGAGATTGAGGAAGAGTTGCTAGAGGATGAAAATGCGGTATTGTCTTCATCCAAAACTGAGCACACTGATGAAAATGACACAGAAAGTCTATCTGAATTTGGGTCAGAGCAACCCAATAATTATACACAAACCGATGTTGTatccagtgatgtgttggatgtgGTCCAACACGACGAGGCTATTGACATAGAACCTGAGGTGCATGAGACTGAAAATGATGCTGAAAGCCACACACCCTCACTTAAAGATACAGTTCTGGATCCCCTTCCAAACAAGGAGACGGAATACAGTGACAATGTGTTGAGGCTGACACTATTGCGAGACCACTTCAAGGAGGAGGATATGGAGCGCCTCCAAAAGATTCTAGGTCTTCAGAATCTCTTTAGGGTGGAGTTCCTGTTTTCTGACCTGGAGCTGAAGGCTGCCTGGCTGTCCCAGACAAACACCAGTAAGGACATTGAAAAGGTGCTGGAAGCCATTTTGGAAGCCTCTGAAACCCCAATCCTGGATGAGATTGAGAGGATGCTGGATGCCCAGGAGAACGCTGACCTGCAGCAGGAGGCTGGTGAGTTTGTTGAGGAAGCTTCCATCTTGGACGACTTCCAGGAATTGGTGTTCACCCTGAGTCAGAAGTACTCAACGGCCAGAAACAGTGCTCCCATGGCAGTGGGCAGTCAACTACACCCTGACAcag ATGTGGATATGTCTGATGATGCGGAGGAAGAGAAGACATTCCCGCAGTCTGTGGAGGACATAGACAAGGACAACCTCACTGTGACAGAGACGGGTGAAGAGACTAAGGCACCTGAGAAGCCTGCCTATGATGGTCACAAGATACCAGATATGGGCATTGAGGAGGATAGTGGGTACTTGAACAGAAACAAAGACAATCAGGCAAGCTCTAAAACTCCAGAAGAAATCCAGAGGGGCCCTCAAACTATTTTGGAAAATACCTTGGACATGGGACTTAGCGTAGACATGGATCACCCTCCCTCAG GATCTCTGGAGTCACCTCCTGTCACTGATTTCCATGAAGATGAGCAGAGTGGTTCATCATTCGTATCAGTGCTAATTTTATCTGGTCATCTCATCACCCTGTTTTATGAGTATCTTGGAATATATGGTGTTATG ATGGTCACCAGCCTGCCAGAGCACTGGAAGTCAGGTCCAGACTTCTACAGCGTGTTCTGTGAACCCGTGCTGGTCACTGCAGGTGCCGGGGTCATCGGCTTCCTCTTCTGGAGGAGCATTCTATCT GTCAAAAGCAAGTCATATCTAA CTACTGAAAAAGAGCTGGTGGACAGGATGAAAATGCTTGAACAAGAGAAGAAGGAGATACTCCAAAAGGTCGCTGAACTGCAGCAACGG GGCGAAGAACTTAAAGAAAATCAAAAGCTGTCTGAAAAATCTGCCACTTTATCTCTGGAGAAGATCCAGGATTTGGAG AATATTGtgcaagagatggagagacaaaatGAGCTCCTGGATGAGGAAAATCACTTACTCGCCATATCCTTTGACAAAGAGCGGGCCAACACTGCGAAACATGAAGATATG ATGTCCGAAATGGACAAAACCATTGAGAAGTTGAAGCACAGCAAGAAGACCCAGGACGCACTCTCCAAG TCTACCATTCTGATGGATGAAGTCAAGCTCCGTGAAGATGCCCGGAATGTCCAGCACCAGGTTCTGGAGAAGGATATTGCCACCCTGAAGGAGGAGAACCTCTCG CTGCACCATGCTGCCAAGTTGTGGGAGGAGAAGCACAGGGAGACAAGAGAGCGGATCAAAGTCTACTACAAGTCTCAGAAAGACCTGGAGGATTCCCTCGTTCAAAAGGACCACAACGTTGAG GTTCTGTCTGACCTGCTAGGAGACCTGGAGGCCTGCGATGACCTGAAAGGTGGAGTTGTGGCTAACGGGGAAGCCTTTAACG ACAAGCAGACCATCATCCAAAACCGCGTTAAGCAAATGATGGTCGTCTCTCGG AACTTTCCACAGGTCCAGACCACTCTGTCTGTTGTGGAGGAAGAGCGTGATCGCTTCATGACCAAGCTGCTGAACGAAGAGAAGTCCAGGAAAGAGCTGGAAG AGCAATTTCAGAAGCTGGAGCATGACATCTTGTTGGTGAAAAGTGACAAGAACCACCTGGAGAACCAGTACAAGACCCTGCAGCAGAAGAATGACATCATGACTGAGATGTACCAGCAGAAGGAGAACGCTTTGCAGCA GAAGCTGACCAAGGAGGAGTTTGAGCGCCCCAACAAAGAAGACCGGCTGACGAAGGTGGACAGCAAGGCCCTAGAGGAGGAGGTCAAGGTGTGTAGGCAGCGCGTTAAAGAGATCCAGGATAAGCTGAAACGGACCGAGAAGTCCTACAAAGCCCAGATCATTAAGCAGGAGCAGAAATCTCACGAGAACTGG GCGATTGCACGCGCCGCAGAGCGAGCTATGTTCAACGAGAAGAAGGAAAACATTCACCTTCATAACTT ACTGACTTCCATGTCCAGCAAGCTGAATGAGCTCAGTAGGCCTCTGTTCAAGCCCACCCTTGGGATGGCTCCCATGCCTCTCCGACAAG GACCACGACCTCGCGGCCGTTACCCTCCTGACCACAAACACCCAGTGGCTTCTAGACCTG ACACCATGGCCCCAAGTACATCCTCACCAAGCGATCTGGGCAGCTCG AACACTCGACCTCAGGGTCCTGGCTCCCTGCTGGTCTCTCCAGTCAGGCCCCCCCCCGACTCAAGACCCGGCCCCCTCAGACCAGTCATCAGCCATCCCTCCGGACTCTGCTACCGTCCCATTCCCGGACGCCACCacatccctcctcccccacccttcATGCCTCCCGTGTACCGACCAGACAACGGACACTCAGGCATGATGCCTCCTGGACCCCCACCGCCTAACGGACACCCGTTGATACCACCCGGACATCGGCGTCCAACTCCTGGTGCTTACAGTCCCCCTTCCCCACACAACCGGTACCTTCCTCCACCTTCTCACTATGAACCGGTGCCTCCCCCATTCG GTGTTTCCGGCAGCACTCCTATGGCCCGACCCATGGGACCCCCACATACCTACGTGCACTATGGACCACTTGATCACTCCATCCTGCCCCCTGGGGTGGCCCCATACCCTCATGTCGGCCCCAGAGACTTCCCTGTGCAGCCACAGGTCCCACATGGCCATGACTCTTCAGTGGGCCCCCAGCCCGGCGCTGGCCCCCAGGGCCAGGGGCAAGACTATAGGTCCCAGCAGGCAACAGCTGCCCCCCAGGACTCAgacagaaaataa
- the LOC110521039 gene encoding transport and Golgi organization protein 1 homolog isoform X1: MAVNVSYVYIFILCIHNFISKAAVEGRFSDFKSCADEECSMLLCRGKAFSDFTGPDCRFLPFKKGETIYVYYKLSSQRTNIWAGSVGNRFGYFNKDQLVMNHIYTEKELEIPAEETDFVCFDTGHDKFDSYDIDSLLGSSLLLTDEEESVQVTTETFYLNKSAESTTVEVDEPPPEVTLLENYEIDRDVPEDIDKVVEVLDNDDLRHFEALESSLPHPETLDTKGVEYNTVLETTAERIKDYLQKDQQRTEDSVPYSVVEPEEGEIKETPSEPLSKDDPELENAPDGFSEGRPIPELKSTLGITFDAVTSNDEESDKTEYQQDEESDYHLRETPLLAFSEESSNLEHENILESDHTDEEDSLSEVPHTQKQDSKDNNLWSAFGDTVFNVVSGGERIAHVASSEEDEEDDESETTPEQPPKIEEPKESFGCSTSSELIFEQPADSNFSEDAVKVPDEDSQMLQFEDESEEADIEPSTPPADEAGHTEALAENLTVDDSPVPKQLSQTDMLSDFDSKINELEQKQAVEELPIQKEESIDFSQVENTFKQGGTELFRLLREPYQKIPDPSKNTMVKESHLELPIEEDDSIHLVGEEIEEELLEDENAVLSSSKTEHTDENDTESLSEFGSEQPNNYTQTDVVSSDVLDVVQHDEAIDIEPEVHETENDAESHTPSLKDTVLDPLPNKETEYSDNVLRLTLLRDHFKEEDMERLQKILGLQNLFRVEFLFSDLELKAAWLSQTNTSKDIEKVLEAILEASETPILDEIERMLDAQENADLQQEAGEFVEEASILDDFQELVFTLSQKYSTARNSAPMAVGSQLHPDTDVDMSDDAEEEKTFPQSVEDIDKDNLTVTETGEETKAPEKPAYDGHKIPDMGIEEDSGYLNRNKDNQASSKTPEEIQRGPQTILENTLDMGLSVDMDHPPSGSLESPPVTDFHEDEQSGSSFVSVLILSGHLITLFYEYLGIYGVMMVTSLPEHWKSGPDFYSVFCEPVLVTAGAGVIGFLFWRSILSVKSKSYLTTEKELVDRMKMLEQEKKEILQKVAELQQRGEELKENQKLSEKSATLSLEKIQDLENIVQEMERQNELLDEENHLLAISFDKERANTAKHEDMMSEMDKTIEKLKHSKKTQDALSKSTILMDEVKLREDARNVQHQVLEKDIATLKEENLSLHHAAKLWEEKHRETRERIKVYYKSQKDLEDSLVQKDHNVEVLSDLLGDLEACDDLKGGVVANGEAFNDKQTIIQNRVKQMMVVSRNFPQVQTTLSVVEEERDRFMTKLLNEEKSRKELEEQFQKLEHDILLVKSDKNHLENQYKTLQQKNDIMTEMYQQKENALQQKLTKEEFERPNKEDRLTKVDSKALEEEVKVCRQRVKEIQDKLKRTEKSYKAQIIKQEQKSHENWAIARAAERAMFNEKKENIHLHNLLTSMSSKLNELSRPLFKPTLGMAPMPLRQGPRPRGRYPPDHKHPVASRPDTMAPSTSSPSDLGSSTAPLESQAEAQASTENPEANTRPQGPGSLLVSPVRPPPDSRPGPLRPVISHPSGLCYRPIPGRHHIPPPPPFMPPVYRPDNGHSGMMPPGPPPPNGHPLIPPGHRRPTPGAYSPPSPHNRYLPPPSHYEPVPPPFGVSGSTPMARPMGPPHTYVHYGPLDHSILPPGVAPYPHVGPRDFPVQPQVPHGHDSSVGPQPGAGPQGQGQDYRSQQATAAPQDSDRK; this comes from the exons ATGGCTGTAAATGTTTCTTacgtatacatttttattttatgtattCATAATTTCATATCCAAAGCCGCAGTCGAAGGGAGATTCTCCGACTTCAAAAGCTGTGCAGACGAGGAATGCAGTA TGCTCTTGTGCCGGGGGAAAGCTTTTAGCGATTTCACCGGACCAGACTGTCGGTTTCTGCCATTTAAAAAAGGAGAGACTATATATGTCTACTATAAACTCTCAAGCCAAAGGACAAATATATGGGCAGGGAGT GTTGGTAACCGCTTTGGTTACTTCAATAAGGACCAACTCGTAATGAATCACATATACACTGAAAAAGAATTGGAGATTCCTGCTGAG GAAACCGACTTTGTTTGCTTTGACACTGGACACGATAAGTTTGACAGTTATGACATTGATTCACTGTTAGGTTCCTCTTTATTGTTAACAGACGAGGAGGAATCTGTGCAAGTAACCACAGAGACTTTTTACCTTAACAAAAGTGCTGAGAGCACCACGGTGGAAGTGGATGAGCCTCCACCTGAAGTGACATTGTTAGAAAATTATGAGATTGATAGGGATGTTCCTGAGGACATTGATAAGGTTGTAGAGGTTCTAGATAATGATGATCTGAGACATTTTGAGGCTTTAGAGTCCTCTCTGCCTCACCCTGAAACTCTTGACACAAAGGGAGTGGAATATAACACTGTACTTGAGACCACAGCTGAGAGGATCAAAGATTACCTTCAGAAAGATCAGCAGAGGACAGAGGACTCTGTGCCGTACAGTGTTGTTGAACCAGAGGAAGGTGAGATCAAAGAAACCCCCTCAGAACCTCTATCCAAAGATGATCCTGAGTTAGAAAATGCACCTGATGGTTTTTCAGAAGGCAGACCTATTCCGGAGTTAAAAAGCACACTTGGAATAACTTTTGATGCTGTCACTTCCAATGATGAGGAAAGTGACAAGACTGAATATCAGCAGGATGAGGAAAGTGATTATCATCTCAGGGAAACTCCATTGCTGGCTTTTTCTGAAGAAAGTTCTAATTTGGAACACGAGAACATTCTGGAATCTGATCATACAGATGAGGAAGACAGTCTATCAGAGGTACCTCATACACAGAAACAGGACTCCAAGGACAATAACCTGTGGTCTGCATTTGGTGATACAGTTTTTAACGTTGTCAGTGGTGGGGAAAGAATAGCTCATGTTGCCAGttcagaggaagatgaggaggatgaCGAAAGTGAGACTACACCAGAGCAGCCTCCCAAAATTGAAGAACCCAAGGAGTCATTTGGCTGTTCTACTTCCTCTGAGCTAATCTTTGAGCAACCTGCGGACTCTAATTTCAGTGAGGATGCTGTCAAAGTACCTGATGAGGATTCTCAGATGTTGCAGTTTGAGGATGAATCTGAAGAAGCTGACATTGAACCTTCAACACCTCCTGCTGATGAGGCAGGACACACTGAGGCTTTAGCAGAGAATCTTACAGTAGATGACAGCCCAGTCCCTAAACAGCTCTCACAGACAGACATGCTCTCAGACTTTGATAGTAAAATTAACGAATTAGAGCAGAAACAAGCTGTTGAAGAACTCCCCATACAAAAAGAGGAGTCAATAGATTTCTCACAAGTAGAGAATACATTTAAACAGGGTGGTACAGAGCTTTTCAGACTATTGCGAGAACCATACCAGAAGATCCCAGATCCAAGTAAAAACACAATGGTGAAAGAGAGCCATCTTGAACTCCCCATAGAGGAGGATGATTCAATACACCTAGTGGGGGAAGAGATTGAGGAAGAGTTGCTAGAGGATGAAAATGCGGTATTGTCTTCATCCAAAACTGAGCACACTGATGAAAATGACACAGAAAGTCTATCTGAATTTGGGTCAGAGCAACCCAATAATTATACACAAACCGATGTTGTatccagtgatgtgttggatgtgGTCCAACACGACGAGGCTATTGACATAGAACCTGAGGTGCATGAGACTGAAAATGATGCTGAAAGCCACACACCCTCACTTAAAGATACAGTTCTGGATCCCCTTCCAAACAAGGAGACGGAATACAGTGACAATGTGTTGAGGCTGACACTATTGCGAGACCACTTCAAGGAGGAGGATATGGAGCGCCTCCAAAAGATTCTAGGTCTTCAGAATCTCTTTAGGGTGGAGTTCCTGTTTTCTGACCTGGAGCTGAAGGCTGCCTGGCTGTCCCAGACAAACACCAGTAAGGACATTGAAAAGGTGCTGGAAGCCATTTTGGAAGCCTCTGAAACCCCAATCCTGGATGAGATTGAGAGGATGCTGGATGCCCAGGAGAACGCTGACCTGCAGCAGGAGGCTGGTGAGTTTGTTGAGGAAGCTTCCATCTTGGACGACTTCCAGGAATTGGTGTTCACCCTGAGTCAGAAGTACTCAACGGCCAGAAACAGTGCTCCCATGGCAGTGGGCAGTCAACTACACCCTGACAcag ATGTGGATATGTCTGATGATGCGGAGGAAGAGAAGACATTCCCGCAGTCTGTGGAGGACATAGACAAGGACAACCTCACTGTGACAGAGACGGGTGAAGAGACTAAGGCACCTGAGAAGCCTGCCTATGATGGTCACAAGATACCAGATATGGGCATTGAGGAGGATAGTGGGTACTTGAACAGAAACAAAGACAATCAGGCAAGCTCTAAAACTCCAGAAGAAATCCAGAGGGGCCCTCAAACTATTTTGGAAAATACCTTGGACATGGGACTTAGCGTAGACATGGATCACCCTCCCTCAG GATCTCTGGAGTCACCTCCTGTCACTGATTTCCATGAAGATGAGCAGAGTGGTTCATCATTCGTATCAGTGCTAATTTTATCTGGTCATCTCATCACCCTGTTTTATGAGTATCTTGGAATATATGGTGTTATG ATGGTCACCAGCCTGCCAGAGCACTGGAAGTCAGGTCCAGACTTCTACAGCGTGTTCTGTGAACCCGTGCTGGTCACTGCAGGTGCCGGGGTCATCGGCTTCCTCTTCTGGAGGAGCATTCTATCT GTCAAAAGCAAGTCATATCTAA CTACTGAAAAAGAGCTGGTGGACAGGATGAAAATGCTTGAACAAGAGAAGAAGGAGATACTCCAAAAGGTCGCTGAACTGCAGCAACGG GGCGAAGAACTTAAAGAAAATCAAAAGCTGTCTGAAAAATCTGCCACTTTATCTCTGGAGAAGATCCAGGATTTGGAG AATATTGtgcaagagatggagagacaaaatGAGCTCCTGGATGAGGAAAATCACTTACTCGCCATATCCTTTGACAAAGAGCGGGCCAACACTGCGAAACATGAAGATATG ATGTCCGAAATGGACAAAACCATTGAGAAGTTGAAGCACAGCAAGAAGACCCAGGACGCACTCTCCAAG TCTACCATTCTGATGGATGAAGTCAAGCTCCGTGAAGATGCCCGGAATGTCCAGCACCAGGTTCTGGAGAAGGATATTGCCACCCTGAAGGAGGAGAACCTCTCG CTGCACCATGCTGCCAAGTTGTGGGAGGAGAAGCACAGGGAGACAAGAGAGCGGATCAAAGTCTACTACAAGTCTCAGAAAGACCTGGAGGATTCCCTCGTTCAAAAGGACCACAACGTTGAG GTTCTGTCTGACCTGCTAGGAGACCTGGAGGCCTGCGATGACCTGAAAGGTGGAGTTGTGGCTAACGGGGAAGCCTTTAACG ACAAGCAGACCATCATCCAAAACCGCGTTAAGCAAATGATGGTCGTCTCTCGG AACTTTCCACAGGTCCAGACCACTCTGTCTGTTGTGGAGGAAGAGCGTGATCGCTTCATGACCAAGCTGCTGAACGAAGAGAAGTCCAGGAAAGAGCTGGAAG AGCAATTTCAGAAGCTGGAGCATGACATCTTGTTGGTGAAAAGTGACAAGAACCACCTGGAGAACCAGTACAAGACCCTGCAGCAGAAGAATGACATCATGACTGAGATGTACCAGCAGAAGGAGAACGCTTTGCAGCA GAAGCTGACCAAGGAGGAGTTTGAGCGCCCCAACAAAGAAGACCGGCTGACGAAGGTGGACAGCAAGGCCCTAGAGGAGGAGGTCAAGGTGTGTAGGCAGCGCGTTAAAGAGATCCAGGATAAGCTGAAACGGACCGAGAAGTCCTACAAAGCCCAGATCATTAAGCAGGAGCAGAAATCTCACGAGAACTGG GCGATTGCACGCGCCGCAGAGCGAGCTATGTTCAACGAGAAGAAGGAAAACATTCACCTTCATAACTT ACTGACTTCCATGTCCAGCAAGCTGAATGAGCTCAGTAGGCCTCTGTTCAAGCCCACCCTTGGGATGGCTCCCATGCCTCTCCGACAAG GACCACGACCTCGCGGCCGTTACCCTCCTGACCACAAACACCCAGTGGCTTCTAGACCTG ACACCATGGCCCCAAGTACATCCTCACCAAGCGATCTGGGCAGCTCG ACCGCTCCACTAGAGTCACAGGCTGAGGCCCAGGCCTCCACAGAGAACCCAGAGGCA AACACTCGACCTCAGGGTCCTGGCTCCCTGCTGGTCTCTCCAGTCAGGCCCCCCCCCGACTCAAGACCCGGCCCCCTCAGACCAGTCATCAGCCATCCCTCCGGACTCTGCTACCGTCCCATTCCCGGACGCCACCacatccctcctcccccacccttcATGCCTCCCGTGTACCGACCAGACAACGGACACTCAGGCATGATGCCTCCTGGACCCCCACCGCCTAACGGACACCCGTTGATACCACCCGGACATCGGCGTCCAACTCCTGGTGCTTACAGTCCCCCTTCCCCACACAACCGGTACCTTCCTCCACCTTCTCACTATGAACCGGTGCCTCCCCCATTCG GTGTTTCCGGCAGCACTCCTATGGCCCGACCCATGGGACCCCCACATACCTACGTGCACTATGGACCACTTGATCACTCCATCCTGCCCCCTGGGGTGGCCCCATACCCTCATGTCGGCCCCAGAGACTTCCCTGTGCAGCCACAGGTCCCACATGGCCATGACTCTTCAGTGGGCCCCCAGCCCGGCGCTGGCCCCCAGGGCCAGGGGCAAGACTATAGGTCCCAGCAGGCAACAGCTGCCCCCCAGGACTCAgacagaaaataa